The following proteins come from a genomic window of Geomonas sp. RF6:
- a CDS encoding alpha-amylase family glycosyl hydrolase has translation MYRNFGAIVDHANKTVQFRVFFPDHEVDPNQYYREYNVRDDKGKLLYTNKGGKPEISEIRVVGDFQGALGGTNWDVKTAPVLGKIRRYPETPDAAKGFLYESDVINLSDGFFQYRYQVLHSGETEHRLCNDPCTKYHDYRDGDGDASGFVIGGNPPIEVQPIADRLPLGDLVIYELHLEDFTWETRRNEAPMAEMLKKVEYLESLGVNAVEILPWTGCSGSGYSWGYTPFLYFSVTNRYVDDKKYPLEKISQLKALINALHSKGIHVIMDGVYNHVSDMFPYYQLYKDRDVCPFIGNFKEYGSFGQVIDFNNECANEFILSVCKYWIDVFKVDGIRFDYVKGFYDKEDRLHGFRTLIEKLNDYIAEDPARKNISLTLELLNGYDCINDTNTVDATGCWLDDYLWRTYDFIEKGRVNKEIMRILNANKDFKPGKSPVIYAQNHDHRTLVNSIGKGNYSRGEAWRTQPYIIALFTSPGAILMHSGMEWGENTWMPEGSEEGPSRTSRILHRAIHWSQQYDAVGTMLASTYKKLIEIRNKHSALRSPNFYPADDYSTSFNQQGYGFHEEKQVVIYHRYDNSERFIVVINFSQNNQQIDIPFPANGVWRDLLNEHDTTVSGYWLRSEVVNSNWGKIFWQKIS, from the coding sequence ATGTACAGAAATTTCGGTGCAATTGTGGATCATGCTAACAAGACTGTGCAATTCCGCGTCTTCTTCCCCGACCATGAGGTGGATCCGAACCAGTACTACAGGGAGTACAACGTTCGTGACGACAAGGGTAAACTTCTGTACACAAACAAGGGGGGAAAGCCCGAGATCTCGGAAATCAGGGTGGTGGGAGACTTCCAGGGGGCGCTCGGGGGGACGAATTGGGATGTGAAGACCGCGCCGGTTCTCGGGAAGATCCGTAGATACCCCGAAACTCCCGATGCCGCCAAAGGATTCCTTTACGAGTCAGACGTCATCAATCTGTCTGACGGCTTTTTCCAGTACCGCTACCAGGTGCTGCACAGCGGCGAGACCGAGCACCGCCTCTGCAACGACCCTTGCACCAAATATCACGACTACCGCGACGGGGACGGGGACGCTTCCGGTTTTGTGATCGGCGGGAACCCCCCTATAGAGGTTCAGCCTATAGCAGACCGGCTTCCTCTCGGCGACCTGGTCATATACGAGTTGCACCTCGAAGACTTTACCTGGGAAACTCGGCGCAACGAAGCCCCCATGGCAGAAATGCTGAAAAAAGTCGAGTACCTGGAGAGCCTTGGTGTCAATGCGGTGGAGATCCTCCCCTGGACAGGTTGCTCCGGCTCCGGGTACTCGTGGGGGTACACTCCCTTCCTCTATTTCTCCGTCACCAACAGGTACGTGGACGACAAGAAATACCCCCTGGAGAAGATCTCGCAGCTGAAGGCCCTTATCAACGCGCTGCACTCGAAGGGCATCCACGTCATCATGGACGGCGTGTACAACCACGTCTCAGATATGTTCCCGTACTACCAGCTGTACAAGGATAGGGACGTATGCCCCTTCATCGGCAACTTTAAGGAGTACGGGAGCTTCGGGCAGGTCATCGACTTCAACAACGAATGCGCCAACGAATTCATCCTCAGCGTGTGCAAGTACTGGATCGACGTTTTCAAGGTGGATGGGATCCGCTTCGACTATGTCAAAGGGTTTTACGATAAGGAGGACCGGCTCCACGGCTTCAGGACGCTGATCGAGAAGCTCAACGATTACATCGCCGAAGATCCCGCGCGGAAAAACATCTCTCTCACCCTGGAGCTCTTGAACGGCTACGACTGCATCAACGACACAAACACCGTCGACGCCACTGGATGCTGGCTTGACGACTATCTCTGGAGAACCTACGACTTCATCGAAAAGGGCAGGGTCAACAAGGAGATCATGCGCATCCTGAACGCAAACAAGGACTTCAAGCCGGGCAAGTCGCCCGTGATCTATGCGCAGAACCATGACCACCGGACACTGGTAAACAGCATCGGAAAAGGAAACTACAGCCGCGGCGAAGCCTGGCGCACTCAGCCGTACATCATCGCTCTTTTCACCTCCCCGGGCGCGATCCTCATGCACAGCGGCATGGAATGGGGGGAGAACACCTGGATGCCGGAAGGATCCGAGGAAGGGCCGTCCCGTACTTCCCGCATTCTGCACCGAGCCATCCACTGGTCTCAGCAGTACGACGCAGTCGGGACCATGTTGGCCTCAACCTATAAGAAGCTGATCGAGATCCGGAACAAGCACTCGGCACTGCGCTCCCCCAATTTCTACCCCGCCGACGACTACAGCACCTCCTTCAATCAGCAGGGGTACGGCTTCCATGAGGAAAAGCAGGTAGTGATCTATCACCGCTACGACAATAGCGAGAGATTCATAGTCGTTATCAACTTCTCGCAGAACAACCAGCAAATCGACATACCATTCCCGGCCAACGGCGTCTGGCGGGATCTGCTGAACGAGCACGACACCACGGTCTCCGGCTACTGGCTTCGGTCAGAGGTGGTGAACTCCAACTGGGGCAAAATCTTTTGGCAGAAGATATCCTGA
- a CDS encoding MBL fold metallo-hydrolase, whose translation MWYPRSNRVSASTALVVGETIYLIDLGHGATQRMAEAFNASTFVNTPGGKIEESQSRFLQNVDALFFTHLHMDHILDYPTLLLVGQNAGLGQSQPLKVFGPGDRGQLEENKTGYHGTIIETPAGSRTPGTKEMTHLLWQAFAQTINDFTLDDGWVDFTTLVDLREIGWLQGSDIAIPLPRHAVAASAAECAPYFIDPNTTPCPSLEPFIVYRNPDNGVTVSATLVDHHQVFPALAYRFDTPDGSVVISGDTGANTCGNLQRLALGADLLVHEVIDEEWIEHQAAVGVPAALIEHLSSVHTKIGEVGGVAEECGVKTLVLNHIVPGNAPVGHLVRAKRNFSGELIIGEDVMQIGIGQPGSGRSTCL comes from the coding sequence GTGTGGTATCCGCGATCGAACCGGGTGAGTGCCTCGACTGCGCTGGTCGTGGGAGAGACTATCTATCTCATCGACCTGGGCCACGGCGCGACGCAGCGAATGGCAGAAGCATTCAATGCCAGTACCTTCGTCAACACCCCCGGGGGGAAGATCGAGGAATCGCAGTCCCGGTTCCTGCAGAATGTGGACGCGCTCTTCTTTACTCATCTTCACATGGACCACATTCTGGATTACCCAACCCTTTTGCTGGTCGGGCAAAACGCCGGCCTCGGCCAATCGCAGCCGCTCAAGGTATTTGGCCCCGGGGACCGTGGACAACTGGAGGAAAACAAGACCGGCTATCATGGGACGATCATCGAGACCCCCGCTGGGTCCAGAACCCCGGGGACAAAGGAGATGACGCATCTTCTCTGGCAGGCTTTTGCCCAGACGATTAACGACTTTACCCTGGATGACGGCTGGGTCGATTTCACAACCCTTGTCGATCTCCGTGAAATCGGCTGGCTCCAGGGGAGCGATATCGCCATCCCGTTGCCCCGGCACGCCGTTGCGGCCAGCGCTGCGGAATGTGCCCCTTACTTCATCGATCCCAACACGACTCCCTGCCCGTCCCTGGAGCCTTTCATCGTGTACCGAAACCCCGACAACGGCGTTACTGTCAGCGCCACGCTCGTCGACCATCACCAGGTCTTCCCAGCCCTCGCCTACCGGTTCGACACACCGGACGGTTCCGTCGTCATATCTGGCGACACCGGCGCCAATACCTGCGGAAATTTGCAGAGGCTGGCCTTGGGCGCTGATCTTCTCGTTCATGAGGTAATCGATGAGGAATGGATCGAACATCAGGCCGCAGTGGGCGTTCCCGCCGCGCTCATCGAGCACCTGAGCTCGGTGCACACCAAAATTGGCGAGGTAGGCGGAGTAGCCGAGGAGTGCGGGGTGAAAACTCTCGTCCTCAACCACATCGTACCCGGCAATGCTCCGGTGGGGCATCTGGTTAGAGCGAAACGGAACTTCTCCGGAGAGTTGATCATCGGGGAGGACGTGATGCAGATCGGCATAGGCCAGCCCGGCAGCGGCAGGTCTACTTGCCTGTGA
- a CDS encoding queuosine salvage family protein yields the protein MIEVSIRFCVNVERTHLLAQILRRLQYIPDTFDDWTPFKGDRYREMHFLFFLTCIDHNTHGSERYEAVIEGESFHGSELMYYLARQAASSDPDLFTPARMKDLADEAVRDIFTAPGGQIPAGIEERGELLRDAATILCARYGCDLANLFREGRGRLRRADGRGVLDLLREVKGFSDPLEKKSFLLVKLLRRRGAITVADPAALNVPIDHVLFTLALRSGLVEPDRTIQDDILERRPLSEEIVAELRRAGLKAFKELALHSSIPVDILDDLFWAYGRECLRFAPPFPEENTDEIVETVCKHIGDKGALKEFILFINGLDSGSPDRPRLYPVPSFSPNRYF from the coding sequence GTGATCGAGGTGAGTATCCGTTTTTGTGTGAATGTTGAACGTACTCACCTGCTGGCGCAGATTCTGCGAAGGCTGCAATATATCCCTGATACTTTCGATGACTGGACGCCGTTCAAGGGTGACCGGTATCGCGAGATGCACTTTCTCTTCTTCCTTACCTGCATTGACCACAACACCCACGGTTCAGAAAGGTATGAGGCTGTCATAGAGGGCGAATCATTCCACGGGTCGGAACTTATGTACTACCTGGCCCGGCAGGCGGCCTCGTCTGATCCTGATCTCTTTACCCCCGCACGCATGAAGGATCTGGCTGATGAAGCGGTAAGGGATATTTTTACCGCTCCCGGAGGGCAGATACCTGCAGGGATCGAAGAGAGGGGGGAACTTCTGCGTGATGCGGCAACAATTCTGTGCGCCAGGTATGGTTGCGACCTCGCCAACCTCTTCAGGGAGGGGCGCGGCCGGCTCCGGCGAGCCGATGGCAGAGGTGTGCTGGACCTGTTGAGGGAAGTGAAGGGTTTTTCCGACCCTCTGGAGAAAAAGAGCTTTCTGCTGGTAAAGCTGCTGCGTAGGCGGGGGGCGATAACGGTAGCCGACCCCGCGGCGCTGAACGTCCCGATAGATCATGTGCTCTTCACCCTTGCCTTGAGAAGCGGCCTCGTTGAACCGGACCGAACGATCCAGGACGACATCCTGGAGAGGAGGCCCCTTTCGGAAGAGATCGTAGCGGAGTTGCGGAGGGCGGGCTTGAAGGCTTTTAAGGAGTTGGCACTGCACTCCTCCATCCCCGTCGATATCCTCGATGATCTCTTCTGGGCCTATGGCCGGGAGTGTCTCAGGTTCGCACCTCCATTTCCTGAAGAAAATACGGACGAGATAGTAGAGACCGTGTGCAAGCACATCGGAGACAAGGGTGCCCTGAAGGAGTTCATCCTTTTTATAAACGGCCTCGACTCCGGATCCCCTGATCGACCCAGGCTTTACCCCGTTCCTTCTTTTTCTCCGAATCGTTACTTTTAG
- a CDS encoding sensor histidine kinase → MDEAEGGSCMPRAWHLKRRTSSIMLVILTTAFVCLISLSTLCLAQTEKNVLVLNSYSPGFKWTDDTIAGISESLRHSGQRVRIHHEFMDTKRVSDSHYLALLYETYRYKFGQSSFDLIMTSDDDAFDFMVKYRDQLFPNIPVVFCGVNNFDPSRLHGERLFTGVNEAVDLKKTLDLALRLHPKTKEVLVVNDTTTTGRTVHSQLDEIIPAYLSRVNFTLLEDVAMPEILATVQKLEPDALVFYLFFSRDKLGNQFDYDESISLVAHRCPVPVYGVWDFNLGRGIVGGMLTSGYTQGITAGRIAVRVLQGESADNIPVVMTSPNKYMFDYRQMQRFGIKASDLPAQSIVVNRPSNQFTLWRGFVWGGVAVLTLLALAISILVFKMVMKKRMERRLFHLNNELEERVRQRTEELRLNQLALEEQNAVLQQTLSALKVETEERIRVMEELRARDQLLIHQSRMAAMGEMLGNIAHQWRQPLNVLGLCIQELGLAYSVGEFSEQLLETNTRKMMTLLDHLSRTIDDFRSMSTPEREKIRFNVRQVIEKTLSLVSDSFAAQGIRIETDISGEPEVNGYPNEYGQVLLNILMNARDAFLERAVADARITVRAWTEEGRTVATVTDNAGGMDNSILCKAFEPYFTTKEPGKGTGIGLFMSKTIIEKNMGGKLKARNVGGGMEFKISI, encoded by the coding sequence ATGGACGAAGCGGAAGGGGGTAGCTGCATGCCGAGGGCGTGGCATCTCAAACGCAGAACTTCGTCAATTATGCTGGTCATCCTCACCACCGCATTTGTCTGCCTGATCAGCCTGTCGACATTGTGCCTTGCGCAGACGGAGAAAAACGTCCTTGTCCTCAACTCCTACTCTCCCGGCTTCAAGTGGACGGATGACACCATCGCCGGGATTTCAGAATCGTTGCGCCATTCCGGGCAACGCGTCAGGATCCACCACGAGTTTATGGACACCAAAAGGGTTTCTGACTCCCACTATCTCGCGCTTCTTTACGAGACCTACCGATACAAGTTTGGCCAGAGCAGCTTTGATTTGATCATGACCTCCGACGACGACGCCTTTGATTTCATGGTGAAGTACCGCGATCAACTATTCCCCAACATCCCAGTCGTTTTTTGCGGAGTCAACAACTTCGACCCGTCGCGACTTCACGGCGAGAGACTTTTTACAGGCGTCAATGAAGCGGTGGATCTCAAGAAAACTCTGGACCTCGCCCTTAGGCTACACCCGAAGACGAAGGAAGTTTTGGTCGTCAACGATACCACAACAACAGGGAGGACAGTCCACAGCCAGCTCGACGAGATCATCCCCGCCTATCTGTCCAGGGTGAACTTTACTCTCCTCGAAGATGTGGCAATGCCTGAGATTCTGGCGACGGTACAGAAGCTGGAGCCGGATGCCCTCGTGTTCTATCTCTTCTTCTCCCGCGACAAGCTTGGAAACCAGTTCGATTATGACGAGAGCATCTCACTCGTCGCGCACCGCTGTCCGGTTCCTGTCTATGGAGTGTGGGATTTTAACCTCGGCCGTGGGATCGTAGGAGGGATGCTGACCAGCGGATACACACAGGGGATCACCGCCGGGCGGATCGCGGTACGGGTCCTCCAGGGCGAAAGCGCGGACAACATCCCGGTAGTGATGACCAGCCCCAACAAATACATGTTCGACTACCGGCAGATGCAGCGGTTCGGCATCAAGGCCTCCGATTTGCCGGCTCAGAGCATAGTGGTAAATCGGCCATCGAACCAGTTCACCCTGTGGAGAGGCTTCGTCTGGGGAGGTGTTGCCGTTCTCACGCTGCTGGCACTGGCGATTTCAATACTGGTCTTCAAGATGGTGATGAAGAAGCGTATGGAACGGCGACTTTTCCATCTCAACAACGAGCTTGAGGAGCGGGTCAGGCAGAGAACAGAGGAACTGCGACTGAACCAGCTAGCTCTGGAGGAACAAAATGCGGTGTTGCAGCAGACTCTCAGCGCACTGAAGGTCGAGACGGAGGAACGCATCCGCGTAATGGAAGAACTCAGGGCACGGGACCAGTTGCTGATACACCAGAGTCGCATGGCCGCCATGGGAGAAATGCTTGGCAATATCGCGCACCAGTGGCGTCAGCCTCTAAACGTACTTGGGCTTTGCATTCAGGAACTTGGTCTTGCTTACAGCGTCGGAGAGTTCAGCGAGCAACTGCTGGAAACCAACACCAGGAAGATGATGACGCTTCTGGACCACCTTTCGAGGACGATCGACGACTTCAGGTCCATGTCCACCCCGGAGAGGGAAAAGATCCGGTTCAATGTCCGGCAGGTTATCGAGAAGACACTTTCGCTCGTGTCGGACAGCTTCGCGGCTCAGGGGATTCGTATTGAAACTGATATCTCCGGAGAGCCGGAGGTCAATGGGTACCCTAACGAGTACGGACAGGTGCTGCTCAACATCCTGATGAATGCAAGGGATGCGTTCCTGGAGCGTGCCGTGGCCGATGCGCGGATCACGGTGCGCGCATGGACGGAAGAAGGGCGGACAGTAGCGACGGTGACTGACAATGCCGGGGGGATGGACAACTCCATTCTTTGCAAGGCATTTGAGCCGTACTTCACGACCAAAGAGCCAGGGAAGGGAACCGGAATAGGTCTTTTCATGTCCAAGACCATCATTGAGAAAAACATGGGCGGCAAACTCAAGGCCCGCAACGTTGGTGGTGGCATGGAATTTAAGATAAGCATCTAG
- a CDS encoding ferritin family protein, whose protein sequence is MSVYGYEEIVASAVENEIEAFDFYTSAAGKVADVTLKAIFNDLAAEELKHREFLHNLLSEPQEMSFDMDHEFHVVASTDEPKLSIWMKPSEAIALAIKKEEEAMVKYASLANVSLDGPQKDMFESLSRMEQGHKVKLEAVYNDMAFAEAW, encoded by the coding sequence ATGAGCGTTTACGGGTATGAGGAGATTGTGGCATCAGCCGTCGAGAACGAAATTGAGGCCTTCGATTTTTATACGTCCGCTGCGGGAAAAGTTGCTGACGTGACACTGAAGGCCATTTTCAATGATCTTGCTGCAGAGGAGCTGAAGCACCGTGAGTTCCTTCACAATCTTCTCAGCGAGCCGCAGGAGATGAGCTTCGACATGGATCACGAGTTCCATGTTGTCGCTTCGACCGACGAGCCGAAGCTGAGTATCTGGATGAAGCCATCCGAAGCCATTGCACTTGCAATCAAAAAGGAAGAAGAGGCAATGGTGAAATACGCAAGTCTTGCGAATGTCAGTTTGGACGGTCCTCAAAAAGACATGTTCGAGTCACTCTCACGCATGGAGCAGGGCCATAAGGTCAAGCTGGAGGCTGTCTACAACGACATGGCGTTTGCCGAAGCCTGGTAG